One Cohnella candidum genomic region harbors:
- a CDS encoding glycoside hydrolase family 2 protein translates to MATKMYRKDYPRPQFVREHWENLNGEWEFGFDDADVGEREGWPVRFGGDRKITVPFTYETKTSGIGQEEHHPCVWYHRTLDIADDAAGKRVLLHFQAVDYVAKVWVNGVFAGSHQGGYTSFGFDITPYLKIGTANSLTVKAEDSLDATQPRGKQRWVRDSFECFYVQTTGIWQTVWLEYVDESAHIGSVKMTPDIDANSVSFEYQVEGDLSDGALRLETVVSLRGEQVKRMTLAIDRPWLKLDANLVHEGNGPWKAAHWAPAHPHLYDVEFNLYRGDRLIDCVYSYFGMRKISIEKDKILLNNRPIYQKLILDQGYWPDSHLTPPSEEAIIEDIDRILDMGYNGVRKHMKVEDARFLYWCDVKGVLVWSEMAATFEYNDNAVQKFTNEWMDIVRQQYNHPCIVTWVPFNESWGLLNIAKDVRQQKFSESIYYLTKAFDPYRPVVANDGWEHTVSDILSLHDYVQTKEEFVRRYRNKDAIVNNGMSFNEWKYAFADGFPYRGQPIMVSEFGGIAFQTDSGWGYGQQESSEEAFIARFRGIHEAIKETDYIVGYCYTQIADVQQEKNGLLTEDRQPKVPLEIIREINAM, encoded by the coding sequence ATGGCAACGAAGATGTACCGGAAGGATTATCCCCGACCTCAATTCGTGAGGGAGCATTGGGAAAATTTGAACGGGGAATGGGAATTCGGTTTCGACGACGCGGATGTCGGCGAACGGGAAGGTTGGCCTGTACGCTTCGGCGGCGACCGGAAAATCACGGTTCCTTTTACCTACGAAACGAAAACGAGCGGAATCGGGCAGGAAGAGCACCATCCTTGCGTGTGGTACCACCGGACCTTGGACATTGCAGACGACGCGGCGGGCAAACGGGTGCTGCTTCATTTTCAGGCCGTCGACTACGTCGCGAAAGTATGGGTGAACGGCGTCTTCGCGGGCAGCCACCAGGGAGGATACACCTCCTTTGGCTTCGACATTACGCCTTACTTGAAGATAGGCACCGCCAACTCTCTTACCGTGAAAGCCGAGGACAGCCTCGACGCCACGCAGCCCCGGGGCAAGCAGCGCTGGGTACGGGACAGCTTCGAATGCTTTTACGTGCAGACGACGGGGATCTGGCAAACGGTATGGCTGGAATACGTGGACGAGAGCGCGCACATCGGCTCGGTCAAGATGACGCCGGATATCGATGCCAATTCGGTGAGTTTCGAATATCAAGTCGAAGGGGATCTTTCGGACGGCGCCCTTCGTTTGGAAACCGTCGTGAGCCTGAGAGGCGAGCAAGTGAAGAGGATGACCCTGGCGATTGACCGACCCTGGCTGAAGCTGGACGCGAATCTGGTCCACGAGGGCAACGGACCGTGGAAGGCGGCTCATTGGGCGCCTGCGCATCCCCATCTATACGACGTGGAATTCAATTTGTACCGCGGCGATCGCCTGATCGACTGCGTATACTCTTATTTCGGCATGAGAAAGATCTCGATCGAGAAGGATAAGATCTTGCTCAACAACCGGCCGATCTACCAGAAGCTCATTCTAGACCAAGGTTATTGGCCGGACAGCCATCTGACGCCTCCTTCGGAGGAAGCCATTATCGAGGACATCGACCGGATTCTCGATATGGGATATAACGGCGTGCGCAAGCACATGAAGGTCGAGGATGCCCGGTTTCTCTATTGGTGCGACGTGAAAGGCGTGCTCGTCTGGTCCGAAATGGCGGCAACGTTCGAGTATAACGACAATGCGGTCCAGAAGTTCACGAACGAATGGATGGATATCGTGCGACAGCAGTACAACCATCCGTGCATCGTGACATGGGTTCCGTTTAATGAATCGTGGGGCCTCCTGAACATTGCCAAGGACGTCCGGCAGCAGAAATTTTCGGAATCGATCTATTACTTGACCAAAGCGTTCGATCCCTATAGGCCGGTCGTGGCCAACGACGGGTGGGAGCATACGGTGTCGGATATCCTGAGCCTTCACGACTACGTGCAGACGAAGGAGGAATTTGTGCGGCGCTACCGGAACAAGGACGCGATCGTGAACAACGGGATGTCCTTTAACGAATGGAAATACGCGTTCGCGGACGGTTTTCCGTACCGGGGGCAGCCGATTATGGTGAGCGAGTTCGGAGGAATCGCGTTCCAAACGGACTCCGGCTGGGGATACGGTCAGCAGGAATCCTCGGAGGAGGCGTTCATCGCGCGCTTCCGAGGCATTCACGAGGCCATTAAGGAAACGGACTACATCGTCGGCTATTGCTATACGCAAATCGCCGATGTCCAGCAGGAGAAGAACGGGCTGTTGACCGAGGACCGTCAGCCGAAAGTGCCTTTGGAAATCATTCGCGAAATCAACGCTATGTAG